From Daucus carota subsp. sativus chromosome 6, DH1 v3.0, whole genome shotgun sequence, the proteins below share one genomic window:
- the LOC108192974 gene encoding rhamnogalacturonan I rhamnosyltransferase 1 isoform X2, whose product MCVKDEIERVEEGGQKKRRRWETVMGLKGSRKRIERLRSSVALKSRMKLWMIRATTLVLLGTCFVQLTAVGEVWGPRVLKGWPSSFAQDSSKMDVKLSTSLSDQVLPPKRVYKNNGYLMISCNGGLNQMRAAICDMVAIARYLNVTLIVPELDKTSFWADPSEFQDIFDVDHFISSLRDEVRILKELPPRLKRRVELGMFYTMSPISWSDISYYRNQILPLIQKHKVVHLNRTDARLANNGQPLEIQKLRCRVNFGALRFTSQIEELGRRVIKLLRQKGPFLVLHLRYEMDMLAFSGCTQGCNEEEVEELTKMRYAYPWWKEKIIDSDMKRKDGLCPLSPEETALTLRALDIDRDIQIYIAAGEIYGGARRMADLSAAYPKVVRKETLLGPSDLGYFQNHSSQMAALDYLVSLESDIFVPTYDGNMAKVVEGHRRFLGFKKTILLDRRILVDLIDRYNHGLLNWSEFSIEVKRVHADRMGNPTKRTVISDRPKEEDYFYSNPEECLLSSDPYGELSRLSS is encoded by the exons ATGTGTGTAAAAGATGAGATTGAAAGGGTTGAGGAGGGGGGACAAAAGAAGAGGAGGAGGTGGGAAACAGTAATGGGATTAAAGGGTAGTAGAAAAAGGATTGAGAGATTGAGGAGTTCAGTGGCTTTGAAGTCTCGAATGAAGTTGTGGATGATAAGAGCTACTACTTTGGTGTTACTGGGCACTTGTTTTGTTCAGTTAACAGCTGTGGGAGAGGTGTGGGGGCCTAGGGTTTTGAAGGGCTGGCCTTCTTCCTTTGCTCAAGATTCTAGTAAGATGGATGTTAAGTTGTCGACAAGCCTTTCGGATCAAGTTCTACCTCCCAAGA GAGTTTATAAGAACAATGGTTATTTGATGATTTCATGCAATGGAGGGCTTAACCAAATGCGTGCAGCG ATCTGTGATATGGTTGCTATTGCAAGATATTTAAATGTGACTCTTATAGTTCCAGAGCTGGATAAAACTTCTTTTTGGGCTGATCCAAG TGAATTTCAAGATATTTTTGATGTTGATCATTTCATCTCATCCTTGAGAGACGAGGTTCGGATCCTAAAAGAGCTGCCTCCTAGGCTCAAGAGGAGAGTTGAACTGGGAATGTTCTACACGATGTCGCCGATCAGTTGGTCTGACATTTCTTATTATCGTAATCAG ATTCTTCCTTTGATACAGAAACATAAGGTTGTGCATTTGAACAGAACAGACGCCCGTCTTGCCAACAATGGTCAACCCCTCGAAATTCAGAAGCTCCGCTGCCGAGTGAACTTTGGTGCTCTGAGATTTACTTCTCAGATAGAGGAGTTGGGAAGGAGGGTTATTAAGCTTTTAAGGCAAAAGGGTCCTTTCCTTGTACTTCATCTAAGATATGAGATGGACATGTTAGCCTTTTCTGGTTGTACACAGGGATGCAACGAAGAAGAGGTTGAAGAGTTGACAAAAATGAG ATATGCTTACCCTTGGTGGAAAGAAAAAATCATAGATTCCGACATGAAAAGAAAAGATGGTCTATGTCCGTTAAGTCCTGAGGAAACTGCTCTTACTTTAAGAGCACTAGATATTGATCGTGACATTCAGATCTACATCGCTGCGGGAGAAATATATGGTGGTGCGAGAAGAATGGCTGATCTTTCAGCTGCTTATCCAAAAGTG GTTCGTAAAGAGACTCTGTTAGGTCCCTCAGACCttggatattttcaaaatcactCTTCCCAGATGGCGGCACTGGATTATCTTGTCTCTCTGGAAAGTGATATATTTGTTCCCACATATGATGGAAATATGGCTAAAGTTGTTGAAGGTCATCGCAG ATTCCTTGGATTCAAGAAGACAATACTCCTGGACAGAAGGATACTAGTTGATTTAATAGACCGATACAACCATGGATTGCTTAACTGGTCCGAGTTTTCTATTGAGGTTAAAAGAGTTCATGCAGATCGCATGGGAAATCCTACCAAGAGGACGGTGATTTCAGATCGACCTAAAGAAGAagattatttttattctaaCCCAGAGGAATGCCTTCTATCATCAGATCCATATGGTGAACTGTCGAGATTATCATCCTGA
- the LOC108192974 gene encoding rhamnogalacturonan I rhamnosyltransferase 1 isoform X1, whose protein sequence is MCVKDEIERVEEGGQKKRRRWETVMGLKGSRKRIERLRSSVALKSRMKLWMIRATTLVLLGTCFVQLTAVGEVWGPRVLKGWPSSFAQDSSKMDVKLSTSLSDQVLPPKRVYKNNGYLMISCNGGLNQMRAAICDMVAIARYLNVTLIVPELDKTSFWADPRYAICVFSCYIKTLQLPIFLHKVIIVYRPQLVKNQYIFSTWFDSEFQDIFDVDHFISSLRDEVRILKELPPRLKRRVELGMFYTMSPISWSDISYYRNQILPLIQKHKVVHLNRTDARLANNGQPLEIQKLRCRVNFGALRFTSQIEELGRRVIKLLRQKGPFLVLHLRYEMDMLAFSGCTQGCNEEEVEELTKMRYAYPWWKEKIIDSDMKRKDGLCPLSPEETALTLRALDIDRDIQIYIAAGEIYGGARRMADLSAAYPKVVRKETLLGPSDLGYFQNHSSQMAALDYLVSLESDIFVPTYDGNMAKVVEGHRRFLGFKKTILLDRRILVDLIDRYNHGLLNWSEFSIEVKRVHADRMGNPTKRTVISDRPKEEDYFYSNPEECLLSSDPYGELSRLSS, encoded by the exons ATGTGTGTAAAAGATGAGATTGAAAGGGTTGAGGAGGGGGGACAAAAGAAGAGGAGGAGGTGGGAAACAGTAATGGGATTAAAGGGTAGTAGAAAAAGGATTGAGAGATTGAGGAGTTCAGTGGCTTTGAAGTCTCGAATGAAGTTGTGGATGATAAGAGCTACTACTTTGGTGTTACTGGGCACTTGTTTTGTTCAGTTAACAGCTGTGGGAGAGGTGTGGGGGCCTAGGGTTTTGAAGGGCTGGCCTTCTTCCTTTGCTCAAGATTCTAGTAAGATGGATGTTAAGTTGTCGACAAGCCTTTCGGATCAAGTTCTACCTCCCAAGA GAGTTTATAAGAACAATGGTTATTTGATGATTTCATGCAATGGAGGGCTTAACCAAATGCGTGCAGCG ATCTGTGATATGGTTGCTATTGCAAGATATTTAAATGTGACTCTTATAGTTCCAGAGCTGGATAAAACTTCTTTTTGGGCTGATCCAAGGTATGCCATATGTGTTTTTTCCTGTTACATTAAAACCTTACAGCTGCCTATATTTCTGCACAAAGTCATCATTGTGTACCGCCCCCAACTGGTTAAGAATCAATATATATTCTCTACCTGGTTTGACAGTGAATTTCAAGATATTTTTGATGTTGATCATTTCATCTCATCCTTGAGAGACGAGGTTCGGATCCTAAAAGAGCTGCCTCCTAGGCTCAAGAGGAGAGTTGAACTGGGAATGTTCTACACGATGTCGCCGATCAGTTGGTCTGACATTTCTTATTATCGTAATCAG ATTCTTCCTTTGATACAGAAACATAAGGTTGTGCATTTGAACAGAACAGACGCCCGTCTTGCCAACAATGGTCAACCCCTCGAAATTCAGAAGCTCCGCTGCCGAGTGAACTTTGGTGCTCTGAGATTTACTTCTCAGATAGAGGAGTTGGGAAGGAGGGTTATTAAGCTTTTAAGGCAAAAGGGTCCTTTCCTTGTACTTCATCTAAGATATGAGATGGACATGTTAGCCTTTTCTGGTTGTACACAGGGATGCAACGAAGAAGAGGTTGAAGAGTTGACAAAAATGAG ATATGCTTACCCTTGGTGGAAAGAAAAAATCATAGATTCCGACATGAAAAGAAAAGATGGTCTATGTCCGTTAAGTCCTGAGGAAACTGCTCTTACTTTAAGAGCACTAGATATTGATCGTGACATTCAGATCTACATCGCTGCGGGAGAAATATATGGTGGTGCGAGAAGAATGGCTGATCTTTCAGCTGCTTATCCAAAAGTG GTTCGTAAAGAGACTCTGTTAGGTCCCTCAGACCttggatattttcaaaatcactCTTCCCAGATGGCGGCACTGGATTATCTTGTCTCTCTGGAAAGTGATATATTTGTTCCCACATATGATGGAAATATGGCTAAAGTTGTTGAAGGTCATCGCAG ATTCCTTGGATTCAAGAAGACAATACTCCTGGACAGAAGGATACTAGTTGATTTAATAGACCGATACAACCATGGATTGCTTAACTGGTCCGAGTTTTCTATTGAGGTTAAAAGAGTTCATGCAGATCGCATGGGAAATCCTACCAAGAGGACGGTGATTTCAGATCGACCTAAAGAAGAagattatttttattctaaCCCAGAGGAATGCCTTCTATCATCAGATCCATATGGTGAACTGTCGAGATTATCATCCTGA
- the LOC108192917 gene encoding sesquiterpene synthase Cop — MSLNVLATSSASTIPQLSRRSANYHPSVWGDKFLAYDTPDHKKDDTDTAEQVQKLKEEIREMLVQTAAEPKQVINLIDDIQRSGIAYHFEAEIEAVLQRMNDIYDEFCGSNDVDDLHHVALCFRLLRQAGHNVSSTVFRKYMDDDRKFKKCLLRDTRGLLSLFEATHFRVHEEEILEEALQFTIFHLGNLMSYLSKPLATEISYALKYPIRKNLNRLGVRHYISAEENNDGHNIVLKFAKLDFNQLQKMHQQELGNITRWWKDLNSAEKLPFARDRVVECYFWILGVYFEPQYSIARRFLTKVIMLASVVDDIYDLYGTLDELLLFTDAIERWDSNALNLLPDYMKVCYQALLDTYGEMEKVLENESGRPLYRVHEGKNSFTRLAKAYLDEAKWFKECYYPTIEEYMNVALVSSGYGTMATNSFVGMGDEATREAFQWVSNDPLIVQASSLIARLCDDMTGHEFEQEKGDIPSAVECYMKQHGATKDEAYLELDKRVTIAWKDINQECLSPTQIPLSLLARIDNLTRAINILYDGDDGYTHSSTRTKDLITSVLIDRVPS; from the exons ATGTCTCTCAATGTTCTGGCAACATCTTCAGCTTCTACCATTCCCCAGCTTTCTCGCAGGTCAGCCAATTATCATCCTAGTGTGTGGGGAGACAAGTTCCTAGCATACGATACCCCTGATCACAAG AAAGATGATACAGACACAGCGGAACAAGTTCAGAAGCTGAAAGAAGAGATCAGGGAGATGTTAGTGCAGACAGCGGCAGAGCCAAAACAGGTGATCAACTTGATTGATGATATCCAACGATCGGGTATCGCGTACCATTTTGAAGCTGAGATTGAGGCTGTGTTGCAGCGTATGAACGACATCTATGATGAGTTTTGTGGGAGTAACGATGTTGATGACCTTCACCATGTTGCACTGTGTTTCCGGCTACTAAGGCAAGCCGGGCATAATGTGTCCTCTA CTGTGTTCCGCAAATACATGGATGATGACAGAAAGTTCAAGAAGTGCTTGCTTAGGGATACTCGAGGACTGCTAAGCTTGTTTGAAGCAACACATTTTAGGGTTCATGAAGAAGAGATACTGGAGGAAGCACTTCAGTTCACCATCTTTCATCTAGGGAACCTCATGTCTTACTTgagcaaacctcttgcaaccGAGATCTCATATGCACTTAAGTATCCTATTCGAAAGAATTTGAACAGGCTTGGAGTCAGGCACTACATTTCTGCTGAAGAAAACAATGATGGGCATAATATTGTTCTTAAATTTGCAAAATTAGACTTCAACCAGTTGCAGAAAATGCATCAACAAGAGCTAGGCAACATTACCAG GTGGTGGAAAGATTTAAATTCTGCTGAGAAACTTCCATTTGCTAGGGATAGAGTGGTGGAGTGTTACTTCTGGATACTAGGGGTGTACTTTGAGCCCCAATATTCCATAGCCAGAAGATTTCTAACTAAAGTCATTATGCTCGCATcggttgttgatgatatttatgatttgTATGGTACCTTGGATGAACTTTTACTCTTCACTGATGCAATTGAAAG ATGGGACTCGAATGCATTAAATCTGCTACCGGATTACATGAAAGTGTGCTATCAAGCTCTCCTTGATACTTACGGTGAAATGGAGAAAGTGCTTGAAAATGAAAGTGGAAGACCCTTATATCGTGTTCACGAAGGGAAGAATTCA TTTACTAGGTTAGCCAAGGCATATCTTGATGAAGCGAAGTGGTTTAAAGAATGTTACTATCCAACTATAGAGGAGTATATGAATGTGGCACTCGTGTCCTCGGGCTATGGAACGATGGCTACAAATTCATTTGTTGGAATGGGAGACGAGGCAACAAGAGAAGCCTTCCAATGGGTGTCGAATGATCCTTTGATTGTTCAAGCTTCGTCCTTAATTGCAAGACTCTGCGATGACATGACAGGTCACGAG TTTGAGCAGGAGAAAGGAGACATACCGTCAGCTGTTGAGTGCTACATGAAACAACATGGTGCTACAAAAGATGAAGCATATTTGGAATTAGACAAAAGAGTTACAATTGCTTGGAAAGATATTAATCAAGAGTGTCTTAGTCCAACTCAGATTCCACTGTCACTTCTTGCGAGAATCGATAATCTTACACGAGCCATAAATATACTGTATGATGGTGATGACGGCTACACACATTCATCAACAAGGACAAAGGATCTTATAACCTCGGTGCTCATTGATCGGGTTCCATCATGA